One window of the Dendropsophus ebraccatus isolate aDenEbr1 chromosome 12, aDenEbr1.pat, whole genome shotgun sequence genome contains the following:
- the LOC138769780 gene encoding nicotinamide N-methyltransferase-like translates to MASSTHKLYHVHGCDSRQLLEDYFSDKAEMVFAEDSLIFPIEQLTRTFAGGHIKGDILVDLSAGSPVHHLYVACEFFEHIIVLKASDRCIMEMKKWLDTRTGAFSWEHAAKILGEIEGKRDELDDKKAKVRSAAQHVVICDFEKKNVTDPIVLPPADCIISGLLLDFICKDQDDYIRYLRKFSGLLKPGGHLILFGALDRTYAMVGKDKIHSLTYDEEFVKKALVGEGFVIDDCKVKERTAVSHHTDYKAVIFIAAHMEK, encoded by the exons CAACTCCTGGAGGATTATTTTTCAGATAAAGCTGAAATGGTCTTTGCAGAGGATTCTTTGATATTTCCTATTGAACAACTTACAAGAACGTTCGCAGGGG GTCACATTAAAGGAGACATCTTAGTTGACCTCAGTGCTGGTTCCCCGGTTCATCATCTCTATGTGGCCTGTGAGTTTTTTGAACATATCATAGTACTGAAGGCCAGTGACAGATGCATCATGGAGATGAAGAAATGGCTGGATACACGGACAGGAGCATTTAGCTGGGAACATGCTGCAAAGATTCTTGGAGAGATAGAAGGAAAGAG GGATGAGTTAGATGACAAAAAAGCAAAAGTGAGATCAGCCGCTCAACATGTCGTGATATGTgactttgagaaaaaaaatgtaacggATCCAATAGTCTTACCACCAGCCGATTGTATCATTAGCGGTTTGCTATTAGATTTTATTTGCAAAGACCAAGATGATTACATCAGATATCTAAGGAAGTTCTCAGGGTTGCTGAAACCTGGAGGACACCTGATATTATTTGGGGCTTTAGATAGAACGTATGCAATGGTCGGGAAAGACAAGATCCATTCTCTCACATATGATGAGGAATTTGTCAAGAAAGCTCTAGTTGGAGAAGGATTTGTTATTGATGACTGTAAGGTTAAGGAGAGAACGGCTGTGAGTCACCATACTGATTATAAGGCCGTCATATTCATTGCAGCTCATATGGAGAAGTAG